One Gadus morhua chromosome 13, gadMor3.0, whole genome shotgun sequence genomic window carries:
- the mkrn2 gene encoding E3 ubiquitin-protein ligase makorin-2: MSTRQVTCRYFLHGVCREGPRCLFSHDPTSSKPSTICKYYQRGVCAYGDRCRYDHIKPPGRGAPIGGAGGAIGGAVGGAVGGAVGGPGGGGGGGGGGAIGGAGGGRGAPTGGRGESMGPRKPLVLRDRALGVDYKGQGSEVLVPASSEQLDPGVPHSYVAATRTGLESADHVGGAYQELPLMQLCPYAAAGQCHYGNTCPYLHGDLCEICRLHVLHPSDPEQRRAHEKVCMLAFESDMERAFAAQLSQDKVCSICMEVVVQKTNPSERRFGILSSCCHTYCLACIRQWRCAKQFDNKIIKSCPECRLVSEFVIPSVYWVEDQEDKDRLIDHFKSGVSKKACKYFDQGRGSCPFGGKCLYLHAYQDGTRAEAEKPRKQLGSEGTVRFLNSVRLWDFIEEREQRSLPTLPSHDDDVTELRELFMQMSAPANESTAQSSS, encoded by the exons ATGAGCACCAGACAAGTCACATGCAG GTACTTTCTCCACGGTGTGTGTAGGGAGGGTCCGCGGTGTCTCTTCTCCCACGACCCGACCAGCAGCAAGCCCTCAACCATCTGCAAGTACTACCAGCGGGGGGTGTGCGCCTACGGTGACAGATGCAG GTATGACCACATCAAGCCCCCCGGGAGAGGAGCGCCcataggaggagcagggggtgcAATCGGAGGCGCAGTAGGAGGAGCGGTCGGAGGTGCAGTgggaggacctggaggaggaggaggaggcggaggtggtggtgcaataggaggagcaggaggaggaaggggagcaccgacgggaggaagaggagagtcCATGGGACCCAGGAAGCCGCTGGTTCTCCGAGACAGAG ccCTGGGTGTCGACTACAAAGGTCAAGGGTCGGAGGTTCTGGTTCCAGCCAGTTCAGAGCAGCTGGACCCTGGAGTTCCCCACTCCTACGTTGCAGCCACCCGAACCGGCCTGGAGTCAGCTGACCATG TGGGAGGGGCCTACCAGGAACTGCCTCTCATGCAGCTCTGCCCGTATGCAGCGGCAGGCCAGTGTCACTACGGCAACACCTGCCCATATCTCCATGGCGACCTGTGTGAAATCTGCAGACTACACGTTCTCCATCCCAGTGATCCGGAGCAGAGGAGAGCTCACGAGAAG gTGTGCATGCTAGCGTTTGAGAGTGATATGGAGAGAGCATTTGCAGCTCAGCTCAGTCAAGATAAG GTGTGCTCCATCtgcatggaggtggtggtgcagaAGACGAACCCTTCAGAGCGGCGGTTCGGGATCCTGTCGTCCTGCTGCCACACCTACTGCCTGGCCTGCATCCGCCAGTGGCGCTGCGCCAAGCAGTTTGACAACAAGATCATCAA gtcctGCCCAGAGTGCCGGCTGGTGTCAGAGTTCGTGATCCCCTCTGTGTACTGggtggaggaccaggaggacaaGGACCGGCTCATAGACCACTTCAAGTCCGGAGTCAG TAAGAAGGCCTGTAAGTACTTCGACCAGGGCCGTGGCTCCTGTCCGTTCGGGGGGAAGTGCCTGTACCTCCACGCCTACCAGGACGGGACCCGCGCAGAGGCGGAAAAACCCCGCAAACAGCTGGGCTCGGAGGGCACCGTCAGG ttcCTCAACAGTGTGCGTCTGTGGGACTTCATCGAGGAGAGGGAGCAGCGTTCCCTGCCAACCCTGCCGTCCCACGATGATGACGTCACCGAGCTGAGGGAGCTCTTCATGCAGATGTCCGCCCCGGCCAATGAGAGCACAGCGCAGTCGTCGTCATAG
- the mkrn2os.1 gene encoding MKRN2 opposite strand, tandem duplicate 1: MENIVRFEHCGELIYTFTHREDTRSSAEEPGGTGSGPAGVPSGRCPLCGDRLSFRLLDAPVAVPCPFSNGHETPCAFLLSSRSGPTSISEQNDSELHVGISNSEGVVFSYTESGVQRQQQSWEKSLTIPLITPSNHPSVPLITPSNHPSPVVVTPSNHPSPPLLPGSVVRSWDRRLETFSSQDRWTTDRFSEEGEFGSCCYGFALSFINEVRRSEVMEVISQNTFTLGCVLPTIQRSSKYLSLYDHIRHHGYYLSTTA, translated from the exons ATGGAGAACATAGTGAGGTTCGAACACTGCGGGGAGCTAATCTACACTTTCACACACCGGGAGGACACCCGCAGCTCGGCGGAGGAACCGGGAGGGACCGGGAGCGGTCCGGCaggtgtgcccagcgggaggtgTCCTCTGTGCGGGGATCGGCTCAGCTTCCGGCTCCTGGACGCACCTGTGGCCGTCCCATGTCCGTTTAGCAACGGGCACGAGACTCCGTGCGCGTTCCTCCTCTCATCCCGATCCGGACCGACGTCTATCAG TGAACAGAATGACTCTGAGCTTCACGTCGGGATCTCAAACTCTGAAG GTGTTGTATTCAGCTATACAGAGTCGGGGGTTCAGCGTCAGCAGCAGAGCTGGGAGAAGAGTCTGACCATCCCTCTTATTACCCCTAGCAACCACCCATCTGTTCCCCTTATTACCCCTAGCAACCACCCATCACCTGTTGTGGTTACCCCTAGCAAccacccgtctcctcctctcctccctggcaGCGTTGTCAGGTCGTGGGACCGACGCCTGGAGACCTTCTCCTCTCAGGACCGATGGACCACAGACAG gttTTCGGAGGAGGGGGAGTTTGGATCCTGTTGCTATGGTTTTGCTCTGAGTTTTATTAATgaggtcaggaggtcagaggtcatggagGTCATCAGCCAAAACACGTTCACCCTCGGATGCGTCCTGCCGACGATACAGCGCAGCTCAAAGTACCTGAGCCTGTACGACCACATCCGTCACCATGGATACTACCTCAGTACTACAGCATAG
- the mkrn2os.2 gene encoding MKRN2 opposite strand protein, with protein MDSSVVMFLHCGKQMVCHEVPELCPLCEEPILGSRLEEAPVSLPSPFCNGHTTSCCFLLAPALDAYRAFDEKSELHTGISNSKGVVYNYTHLGVVKDETGWETCIRVVLVQHDSYSLRDQWDKYLESYSGGALWDTNWTRFDAVTHNCYTYCLGFINRVLEVEGRGPLTPEQFTERYVLPRTTRAHRFNGLLQVLKKKPYHLLERQTGSERGSLAGSDTGSQVKRETGK; from the exons ATGGACAGCAGTGTGGTGATGTTCCTCCACTGTGGGAAGCAGATGGTGTGTCACGAGGTCCCGGAGCTGTGCCCCCTCTGCGAGGAGCCCATCCTGGGGTCCCGGCTGGAGGAGGCCCCTGTCAGCCTGCCCTCGCCCTTCTGCAACGGACACACCACCTCCTGCTGCTTCCTGCTGGCCCCCGCACTGGATGCATACAG GGCCTTTGATGAAAAGTCAGAACTCCACACTGGAATCTCCAATTCTAAAG GGGTGGTGTATAACTACACCCACCTGGGCGTGGTGAAGGATGAGACCGGCTGGGAGACGTGTATTcgggtggtgctggtgcagcACGACTCCTACAGCCTGAGAGACCAGTGGGACAAATACCTGGAGAGCTACTCTGGAGGAGCCCTGTGGGACACCAACTGGACCag GTTCGACGCGGTCACCCATAACTGCTACACCTACTGCCTGGGCTTCATCAACCGGGTCCTGGAGGTCGAAGGTCGCGGGCCCCTGACCCCGGAGCAGTTCACCGAGCGCTACGTCTTGCCGCGCACCACCAGGGCGCACAGGTTCAACGGCCTCCTTCAGGTCCTCAAGAAGAAGCCCTACCACCTgctggagagacagacgggtagcgAGAGAGGCAGCCTGGCAGGGAGCGACACAGGCAGCCAGGTCAAGAGGGAGACAggcaagtag